In Synechococcus sp. RS9909, one genomic interval encodes:
- a CDS encoding tetratricopeptide repeat protein, with amino-acid sequence MTGPSLPASFLGSMAPADAALGERIARGWLSFCPGMALVGEAAERGDVIPLQLLTALVELTVQAPDAQTRAVARLQQCQIQRQRLDAWGQQLLEAGLLWGAGALGSALRRLVDLAERAPEGLLVLKIAEWLTYLRGQELHGPALLDLSLIFEASHGSDPDWLAIHAFALELCGCCPEAIAAAQAAIGARSLNPWADHALLHAWHRQGDLDRALDWAGQRRASWSEALPAMRLHNRWHAALLSLEMGQPDRAIPALAEFRGETGTGPLLDAIALGWWLDLSAAPQETLWSSLVPLVQERLCLPLIPFIACHYAWCLGRAGQQQDLETLLDHCRDQARVAGPEAGWCWRPAGLTLVEAIGAAACGRRATAWELLAPIRGWIDHAGGSDAQARVLHQTVRSLELTRGGQDGLP; translated from the coding sequence ATGACCGGCCCATCCCTTCCGGCGTCCTTTCTTGGCTCGATGGCGCCTGCAGACGCGGCGCTGGGCGAGCGGATCGCCCGAGGCTGGTTGTCGTTTTGCCCCGGGATGGCTCTGGTTGGTGAGGCGGCCGAGCGGGGCGATGTGATCCCGCTGCAACTACTCACCGCCCTTGTGGAGCTCACCGTGCAGGCGCCTGACGCCCAGACGCGTGCCGTGGCTCGCCTGCAGCAGTGCCAGATCCAGCGACAGCGGTTGGATGCCTGGGGTCAGCAGCTGCTGGAAGCCGGTCTGCTCTGGGGTGCTGGCGCTCTGGGCTCGGCGTTGCGGCGGTTGGTGGATCTGGCGGAGCGCGCGCCGGAGGGTCTGCTGGTGCTCAAGATCGCCGAGTGGCTTACCTATCTCCGCGGTCAGGAGCTCCACGGCCCTGCCCTGCTCGATCTGAGCCTCATCTTCGAAGCCAGCCATGGCAGCGATCCCGATTGGTTGGCCATTCATGCCTTCGCGCTGGAGCTCTGCGGCTGTTGTCCCGAGGCGATCGCAGCCGCCCAGGCGGCCATCGGCGCCCGTAGCCTCAATCCCTGGGCCGACCACGCGCTACTGCATGCCTGGCATCGCCAGGGCGATCTGGATCGGGCTCTGGACTGGGCCGGGCAGCGCCGAGCCAGTTGGTCGGAGGCCCTGCCGGCGATGCGGCTGCATAACCGATGGCATGCCGCCCTGCTCTCCCTGGAGATGGGGCAGCCGGACCGGGCGATTCCTGCTCTGGCGGAGTTCCGTGGCGAAACGGGCACCGGCCCGCTCCTCGATGCGATCGCCCTCGGCTGGTGGCTTGATCTGTCTGCAGCACCCCAGGAGACGCTCTGGTCTTCGCTGGTGCCGCTTGTGCAGGAGCGTCTTTGCCTGCCGCTGATTCCCTTCATCGCCTGTCATTACGCCTGGTGCCTCGGGCGAGCCGGGCAGCAGCAAGACCTGGAGACCCTGCTCGACCATTGCCGCGATCAGGCTCGGGTGGCCGGACCGGAGGCGGGGTGGTGCTGGCGACCGGCGGGGCTGACCCTGGTGGAGGCGATTGGGGCTGCGGCCTGCGGCCGGAGGGCGACAGCCTGGGAGCTGCTGGCGCCGATCCGTGGCTGGATCGATCACGCCGGCGGCAGTGATGCCCAGGCGCGGGTTCTTCATCAGACCGTTCGCAGCCTGGAGCTAACCCGTGGTGGACAGGACGGGTTGCCATGA
- the rsmH gene encoding 16S rRNA (cytosine(1402)-N(4))-methyltransferase RsmH, whose product MPDQPSTSAQAFSHVPVLADVLLQALQEHADPRWQQGLLLDATLGGGGHSRLLLEHYPGLHLIGLDQDSTARAAAAEHLLPCAERVRIVATNFATYRPEEPVALLLADLGVSSPQLDVAERGFSFRHNGPLDMRMNPEGGGETAAELIARLEESDLADLIYAYGEERLSRRIARRIKADLAAQGAYAGTAALAYAIAGCYPPKARRGRIHPATRTFQALRIAINDELGVLDKLLSAAPDWLQPGGLLAIISFHSLEDRRVKTAFLQDQRLERITRRPLVASEQEQERNPRSRSAKLRIARRRCAL is encoded by the coding sequence ATGCCGGATCAGCCCTCAACGTCTGCCCAGGCCTTCAGCCACGTGCCCGTGTTGGCTGACGTGCTGCTGCAGGCGTTGCAGGAGCACGCCGATCCACGCTGGCAGCAGGGCCTCCTTCTCGACGCCACCCTCGGCGGTGGTGGTCACAGTCGCCTGCTGCTGGAGCATTACCCCGGTCTGCACCTGATCGGGCTCGATCAGGACAGCACAGCCCGCGCTGCAGCCGCCGAGCATCTGCTGCCCTGCGCGGAGAGGGTGCGCATCGTTGCCACCAATTTCGCCACCTACCGGCCGGAGGAGCCCGTCGCTCTGCTGCTGGCCGACCTCGGGGTCAGCAGTCCCCAGCTCGATGTGGCCGAGCGGGGGTTCAGCTTTCGTCACAACGGTCCCCTCGACATGCGCATGAATCCGGAGGGTGGGGGTGAGACGGCGGCGGAGTTGATCGCGCGGTTGGAGGAATCCGACCTGGCCGATCTCATCTACGCCTATGGCGAGGAACGCCTGTCCAGGCGGATTGCCCGGCGGATCAAGGCCGATCTGGCGGCCCAGGGGGCCTATGCAGGCACGGCCGCCCTCGCCTACGCGATCGCCGGCTGTTACCCACCCAAAGCCAGGCGTGGACGGATCCATCCGGCGACCCGCACCTTTCAGGCCCTGCGCATCGCCATCAATGACGAACTGGGGGTGCTGGACAAACTGCTGAGCGCCGCTCCTGATTGGCTCCAGCCCGGAGGGCTGCTGGCGATCATCAGCTTTCATTCCCTGGAGGATCGGCGCGTGAAAACGGCGTTTCTCCAGGATCAGCGGCTGGAGCGGATCACCCGTCGCCCTTTGGTGGCCTCTGAGCAGGAACAGGAACGGAACCCGCGCAGCAGAAGCGCCAAACTGCGAATCGCCAGGCGGCGTTGTGCGTTGTGA
- a CDS encoding NAD(P)H-quinone oxidoreductase subunit H — protein MTQLETRTEPMVVNFGPHHPSMHGVLRLVVTLDGEDVVDCEPVIGYLHRGMEKIAENRTNVMFVPYVSRMDYAAGMFYEAIVVNAPERLADIPVPKRASYIRVLMLELNRIANHLLWLGPFLADVGAQTPFFYIFREREMIYDLWEAATGQRLINNNYFRIGGVAADLPFGWLEKCRDFCDWFGPKIDEYEKLITNNPIFRRRIEGLGTIGREEAINWSLSGPMLRASGVPWDLRKVDHYECYDDFDWDVAWENEGDCFARYRVRIEEMRQSLKILRQACDMIPGGPTENLEARRMAEGKSSDFAGFDYQYVAKKVAPTFKIPNGELYTRLESGKGEIGVFIQGNNDVTPWRFKIRAADSNNLQILPHILKGHKVADIMAILGSIDVIMGSVDR, from the coding sequence ATGACGCAGCTGGAAACGCGCACGGAGCCGATGGTGGTCAACTTCGGCCCCCATCACCCCTCGATGCATGGGGTGCTGCGGCTGGTGGTGACCCTCGATGGCGAAGACGTGGTGGATTGCGAGCCGGTGATCGGCTATCTCCACCGCGGCATGGAAAAGATCGCCGAAAACCGCACGAACGTGATGTTTGTGCCCTACGTGAGCCGTATGGACTATGCGGCGGGCATGTTTTACGAGGCGATCGTGGTGAATGCGCCGGAGCGGCTGGCCGACATCCCTGTGCCGAAACGGGCCAGCTACATCCGGGTGCTGATGCTGGAGCTCAACCGCATCGCCAATCACCTGCTCTGGCTTGGCCCCTTCCTGGCCGACGTGGGGGCGCAGACGCCGTTTTTCTATATCTTCCGGGAACGGGAGATGATCTATGACCTCTGGGAAGCCGCCACCGGCCAACGCCTGATCAACAACAATTATTTTCGGATCGGTGGTGTGGCCGCCGATCTGCCGTTCGGCTGGCTGGAGAAGTGCCGTGATTTCTGCGACTGGTTCGGCCCGAAGATCGACGAATACGAAAAACTGATTACCAACAATCCGATCTTCCGTCGCCGGATCGAGGGGCTGGGAACGATCGGGCGCGAGGAAGCGATCAACTGGAGCCTCTCCGGGCCGATGCTGCGTGCCTCAGGCGTGCCCTGGGATCTACGCAAGGTGGATCACTACGAGTGCTACGACGATTTCGACTGGGATGTGGCCTGGGAGAACGAGGGCGACTGCTTCGCGCGCTATCGGGTGCGCATTGAAGAGATGCGCCAGTCGCTGAAGATCCTGCGCCAGGCCTGCGACATGATCCCCGGCGGCCCCACCGAAAATCTGGAGGCCAGGCGGATGGCCGAGGGCAAGAGCAGTGACTTCGCCGGTTTCGATTATCAATATGTGGCCAAAAAGGTGGCGCCCACGTTCAAGATTCCCAACGGTGAGCTGTACACCCGACTGGAATCAGGCAAGGGCGAAATCGGTGTGTTCATCCAGGGCAACAACGATGTGACCCCCTGGCGCTTCAAGATCCGAGCTGCTGACAGCAACAACCTGCAGATCCTGCCTCACATCCTCAAAGGCCACAAAGTGGCCGACATCATGGCGATCCTCGGTTCGATCGACGTGATCATGGGCTCGGTTGATCGCTGA
- a CDS encoding thioesterase family protein — MIADASSWLRLQRTVRFGDTDAAGVMHFHQLLRWCHEAWEESLERYGVEAAVVFPGCRHQARWPDVALPVVHCSADFLRPVHGGDHLTVHLKPQRLDPGSFAVRYRFLLNHQDVARGQIRQVAISTASRQRCRLPEAIDRWLEASGLGQIGEVSDG, encoded by the coding sequence TTGATCGCTGACGCCTCCAGCTGGCTCCGGCTGCAGCGGACGGTGCGCTTCGGCGACACCGATGCCGCTGGGGTGATGCATTTTCATCAGCTGCTGCGCTGGTGCCATGAAGCCTGGGAGGAGAGCCTGGAGCGCTATGGCGTAGAAGCCGCCGTGGTGTTTCCCGGCTGCCGCCACCAGGCGCGCTGGCCCGATGTGGCCTTACCGGTGGTGCATTGCAGCGCCGATTTTCTGCGGCCGGTGCATGGCGGCGATCACCTGACCGTCCACCTGAAGCCCCAGCGTCTCGACCCAGGCAGCTTTGCCGTGCGTTATCGGTTTCTGCTCAACCACCAGGATGTGGCCCGCGGCCAGATCCGTCAGGTGGCGATCAGCACGGCCTCGCGTCAACGCTGCCGCCTGCCGGAAGCGATTGATCGCTGGCTGGAAGCCTCAGGCCTTGGTCAGATCGGGGAAGTTTCAGACGGTTGA
- a CDS encoding TM2 domain-containing protein has protein sequence MTSLSETEISNKKLAAGLLGVFLGSFGVHKFVLGYHNAGIIMLVVSIAGGVVTCGAASFVMGVIGLIEGVIYLTKTPEEFRELYLDGQKAWF, from the coding sequence ATGACCAGCCTGTCTGAGACGGAAATCAGCAATAAAAAGTTGGCGGCAGGTTTGCTGGGCGTTTTTCTCGGTTCGTTTGGGGTGCACAAATTTGTGCTTGGATATCACAATGCCGGCATCATCATGCTGGTGGTGAGCATTGCCGGTGGCGTTGTGACCTGTGGCGCAGCCTCGTTTGTGATGGGGGTGATCGGTTTGATCGAGGGTGTGATTTATCTCACCAAAACGCCGGAGGAATTCCGGGAGCTGTATCTCGATGGGCAGAAGGCCTGGTTCTGA
- a CDS encoding AMP-binding protein, with product MTAWRQLRCDPQAFDQAVERLTLELAAGGWLQLLGPRGSAGDPELVPRSVELPPGPGLVLASGGSSGGRQHCLQPLAHCDQSAAATARWLEALGLVPSEVQIWNPLPLQHVSGLMPWWRAQQWGAGHGWLSPALMKQPRALLEWCRQQRRWRDGPMLLSLVPTQLARLLKDPAGIEWLRAMTVIWVGGAALPDDLAQRARQARIALSPCYGATETAAMVAAQTPAAFLRGVDGCGAPLADVELRVDAQGALAVRSPRLAIGRLGSDGAVMPLLNGEGWWRSGDAAALTPASDGKPNLCILGRLDGAIHSGGVTVFPEQLERRLMASVRATQLPVQALLLLGVRDPEWGERLVALVRWSPGSGDGDGDGAMERLRALQALVADWLPAERPIAWHSCPDLAPTAAGKWQRPRWQAWLQSLKAEQLRACDDQPV from the coding sequence ATGACGGCTTGGCGTCAGTTGCGCTGCGATCCGCAGGCCTTCGACCAGGCGGTGGAGCGCTTGACGCTGGAGCTCGCTGCTGGTGGCTGGCTGCAGCTGCTGGGCCCGCGTGGCTCGGCCGGAGATCCGGAGCTGGTGCCTCGATCTGTGGAGCTACCGCCCGGCCCTGGTCTGGTGCTTGCCAGTGGTGGCAGCAGCGGCGGCCGTCAGCACTGTCTGCAGCCGCTCGCCCACTGCGATCAATCGGCTGCCGCGACAGCGCGCTGGTTGGAGGCCCTTGGTCTCGTTCCCTCGGAGGTGCAGATCTGGAATCCGTTGCCGCTGCAGCATGTGAGCGGCCTGATGCCCTGGTGGAGGGCGCAGCAGTGGGGTGCCGGCCATGGTTGGCTGTCTCCGGCCCTGATGAAACAACCCCGCGCGCTGCTGGAGTGGTGCCGGCAGCAGCGGCGCTGGCGCGATGGCCCGATGCTGCTGTCGCTGGTGCCCACCCAACTCGCCCGTCTGCTGAAGGATCCCGCTGGCATCGAGTGGTTGCGCGCCATGACGGTGATCTGGGTGGGGGGTGCCGCCTTGCCTGACGACCTGGCCCAACGGGCTCGACAGGCCCGGATTGCGCTGTCGCCCTGTTATGGCGCCACGGAAACAGCGGCGATGGTGGCGGCCCAGACCCCGGCAGCGTTTCTCAGGGGGGTCGACGGTTGTGGTGCGCCGCTGGCTGATGTGGAGCTGCGGGTCGATGCCCAGGGAGCCCTGGCCGTGCGCAGCCCGCGGCTGGCGATCGGCCGGCTGGGCAGCGATGGTGCCGTGATGCCGCTGCTGAATGGTGAGGGCTGGTGGCGCTCCGGCGATGCCGCTGCTCTCACCCCAGCGTCTGATGGGAAGCCCAATCTGTGCATCCTCGGCCGCCTCGATGGCGCGATCCATTCCGGTGGCGTCACGGTGTTCCCCGAGCAGTTGGAGCGGCGGCTGATGGCATCGGTGCGGGCCACTCAGCTGCCTGTGCAGGCCCTGCTGCTGCTGGGGGTGAGGGATCCGGAGTGGGGCGAGCGGCTGGTGGCGTTGGTGCGCTGGTCGCCGGGATCTGGCGATGGTGATGGCGATGGCGCCATGGAGCGGCTGCGGGCGTTGCAGGCTCTGGTGGCTGACTGGTTGCCGGCGGAGCGGCCGATCGCCTGGCACTCCTGCCCAGACTTGGCGCCAACGGCGGCCGGGAAATGGCAGCGGCCGCGTTGGCAGGCCTGGCTTCAGTCGCTAAAAGCGGAACAGCTCCGTGCTTGTGATGACCAGCCTGTCTGA
- a CDS encoding o-succinylbenzoate synthase: protein MTLRLQIRPYRFALHRPLQTAQGCWRQRSGWLLRLEEPATGRLGWGELAPLDPGMGQRCAAALDGWLEPAAVCCDRLMLNDRLQHGPPPLAFALGAALAELDGVVGVAAGEGQPWLPAPPSAQLLPAGEAMPAALEHWLASGQAVEGGTLKWKVAAADPALELVLLAELLERLPPQVRLRLDANAGWDRPTAERWAEALRGDPRLEWLEQPLAVDDLEGLGQLAQRLPVALDETLQVHPAWRQHWRGWQVRRPLLEGDPRPLLRQLQAGAPRLMLSTAFETGIGARWLALLAALQQRGPTPTAPGLAPGWCPPGPLFSQDPQQVWNAAVENATGMDGA, encoded by the coding sequence ATGACGCTGCGGCTGCAGATCCGGCCCTATCGCTTTGCGCTCCACAGGCCGCTGCAAACGGCCCAGGGCTGTTGGCGGCAGCGCTCCGGCTGGTTGCTGCGCCTGGAGGAACCGGCGACGGGTCGGTTGGGCTGGGGTGAGCTGGCGCCCCTGGATCCGGGGATGGGGCAACGCTGCGCTGCCGCCCTCGACGGGTGGTTGGAACCGGCTGCTGTGTGCTGTGATCGGCTGATGCTCAACGACCGGTTGCAGCACGGGCCGCCGCCCTTGGCCTTTGCCCTTGGTGCTGCCCTGGCCGAACTGGACGGCGTGGTGGGAGTCGCCGCCGGTGAGGGGCAACCCTGGCTGCCGGCTCCCCCTTCGGCCCAGCTGTTGCCGGCCGGTGAGGCGATGCCAGCGGCTCTGGAGCACTGGCTGGCTTCAGGTCAGGCCGTGGAGGGGGGAACGCTGAAGTGGAAAGTGGCCGCAGCCGATCCCGCGCTGGAGTTGGTGTTGTTGGCGGAGTTGCTGGAGCGGCTGCCGCCCCAGGTGCGGTTGCGCCTGGATGCCAACGCCGGATGGGATCGCCCGACTGCTGAACGCTGGGCTGAGGCGTTGAGGGGTGATCCTCGGCTCGAGTGGTTGGAGCAGCCCCTGGCGGTGGATGACCTGGAGGGCCTGGGGCAGTTGGCGCAGCGTCTGCCCGTGGCGCTGGATGAAACGTTGCAGGTGCATCCGGCCTGGCGGCAGCACTGGCGCGGTTGGCAGGTGCGGCGGCCGCTGCTGGAGGGCGACCCCCGCCCATTGCTGCGGCAGTTGCAGGCGGGTGCCCCGCGGCTGATGCTGAGCACCGCTTTTGAAACCGGCATCGGTGCGCGGTGGCTTGCTCTGCTGGCGGCGCTGCAGCAACGGGGCCCCACCCCCACGGCTCCCGGCCTGGCCCCGGGCTGGTGTCCGCCGGGTCCTCTGTTCAGCCAGGATCCGCAGCAGGTCTGGAACGCGGCGGTGGAGAACGCCACGGGGATGGACGGGGCATGA
- the menA gene encoding 2-carboxy-1,4-naphthoquinone phytyltransferase, producing MPDRQAVASLHAPAGDRRRLWKAAIKWPMYSVAVMPVVLAAGWRLGSAQTVRWGQFLGFLVAAVLLLLWENLSNDLFDADTGVDTVAKPHSVVALLGRRRPVRRLAHGALLSGLLLMLALAWRSSPAVLVLVLLSCGLGYLYQGPPFRLGYLGLGEPLCWLAFGPFATAAALLVLSPAGAGETDGGAVPWGTALSLGAGPALATTLVLFCSHFHQVEEDAAHGKRSPVVRLGTARAAALIPWMVAGTLALEWAPVLQGDWPLTALLAAAGLPAGAALIRLLRDHHHVPERISQSKFLALRFQALNGLGLSLGLALGPVLEPVLGLGPSG from the coding sequence ATGCCAGATCGCCAGGCTGTTGCATCCCTTCACGCCCCTGCAGGCGATCGCCGGCGCTTGTGGAAAGCCGCCATCAAGTGGCCGATGTATTCGGTGGCCGTGATGCCGGTGGTGCTGGCGGCGGGCTGGCGTCTCGGTAGTGCCCAGACGGTGCGCTGGGGCCAGTTTCTCGGCTTTCTGGTTGCGGCGGTGCTCCTGCTCCTCTGGGAGAACCTCAGCAACGATCTGTTTGATGCCGACACCGGGGTCGACACCGTGGCCAAACCCCATTCGGTGGTGGCCTTGCTCGGTCGGCGCCGTCCGGTGCGCCGGCTCGCCCATGGCGCTCTGCTCAGCGGTCTGTTGCTGATGCTGGCCCTGGCCTGGCGCAGCAGCCCTGCCGTGCTCGTGCTGGTGCTGCTGAGCTGCGGCCTGGGCTATCTCTACCAGGGGCCACCGTTCCGGCTGGGCTATCTGGGGCTGGGGGAACCACTCTGCTGGTTGGCGTTCGGTCCGTTCGCGACGGCGGCAGCCCTGCTGGTGCTGTCTCCAGCCGGTGCTGGTGAAACCGATGGCGGAGCGGTGCCCTGGGGAACGGCCCTGAGCCTGGGCGCCGGTCCTGCCCTGGCCACCACCCTGGTGCTCTTCTGTTCTCACTTTCATCAGGTGGAGGAGGATGCGGCCCATGGCAAGCGATCGCCGGTGGTGCGGTTGGGCACCGCCCGCGCTGCAGCCCTGATCCCCTGGATGGTGGCCGGCACCCTGGCTTTGGAGTGGGCTCCCGTGCTGCAGGGCGACTGGCCTCTCACCGCCCTGCTGGCGGCGGCAGGGCTGCCGGCCGGTGCCGCTTTGATTCGCCTGTTGCGGGATCACCATCACGTGCCGGAGCGGATCAGCCAAAGCAAATTTCTGGCCCTGCGTTTCCAGGCTCTCAATGGCCTGGGGCTGAGCCTCGGCCTGGCCCTGGGCCCCGTGTTGGAGCCTGTGCTGGGGCTGGGGCCATCCGGTTGA
- a CDS encoding isochorismate synthase MenF gives MTAAPANPHAVSSFSDLLDQALTAWRGRQGEEGVFSLALPLHGVDPLLQLPLLSSADPFRFLWDSAPGLSLAAAGRCHHLDLAGPRRFELAQRFSDTTLARILDATPEAPAQARSRILLAFAFFESNSEQQPRPTMPSVQAVLPRWQLSRHGRQGWLRLHGSVSQSADVRHLAETLWQMAQRLEQCPHAPLPAWSTTISGTTTPGAWQERYAPALRRGLDLVNGGDLHKLVLAVRQSIQLRAPLDPLPLLQRLRQQQAGSCRFLWQRNSDDSFFGASPERLLCLRSDQLRSDALAGTAGQGDRGDALLRSDKDRREHELVVQAITDHLRAQGLSPRRPRRPQLARHGQLVHLHTPITAAAAGRAPLALAEALHPTPAVAGLPRREAISWLRSLEPFERGGYAAPIGWIDNAGDADLRVAIRCGHANGCQLDLTAGAGLVRGSVAERELQEVGLKLTVLADQLELQAVPLAT, from the coding sequence ATGACGGCCGCGCCCGCCAATCCCCACGCTGTGAGCAGCTTCAGCGATCTGCTGGATCAGGCCCTGACGGCCTGGCGCGGGCGTCAGGGGGAGGAAGGGGTGTTCAGCCTGGCCCTGCCGCTGCATGGGGTCGATCCCCTGCTCCAGCTGCCGTTGCTGAGCAGCGCCGATCCGTTCCGCTTCCTCTGGGACAGCGCTCCCGGCCTGAGCCTGGCCGCAGCTGGGCGCTGCCATCACCTCGACCTGGCTGGCCCGCGTCGGTTTGAACTCGCCCAGCGCTTCAGCGATACAACCCTGGCGCGGATTCTGGATGCAACGCCGGAGGCCCCGGCGCAGGCGCGCTCACGGATCCTGCTGGCCTTCGCCTTTTTCGAGAGCAACAGCGAGCAGCAGCCCAGGCCCACCATGCCCTCGGTTCAGGCGGTGCTACCCCGCTGGCAACTCAGTCGCCATGGCCGCCAGGGCTGGCTGCGCCTGCATGGCAGCGTCAGCCAGAGCGCCGATGTGCGCCACCTGGCGGAAACGCTCTGGCAGATGGCCCAACGACTGGAGCAGTGTCCTCACGCCCCCTTGCCCGCATGGTCGACCACCATCAGTGGCACCACCACCCCTGGAGCCTGGCAGGAGCGCTATGCGCCGGCTCTGCGCCGAGGCCTGGATCTGGTGAATGGGGGCGACCTGCACAAACTGGTGTTGGCGGTGCGCCAGTCGATTCAGCTCCGGGCCCCGCTCGATCCCCTGCCCCTCCTGCAACGCCTGCGGCAGCAGCAAGCCGGCAGCTGCCGATTCCTCTGGCAACGCAACAGCGACGACAGTTTCTTCGGCGCCTCGCCCGAGCGGTTGCTCTGCCTGCGCAGCGATCAGCTGCGCAGCGATGCCCTGGCAGGGACGGCGGGCCAAGGCGATCGCGGTGATGCCCTGCTCCGTTCCGACAAAGATCGACGCGAGCACGAGCTGGTGGTGCAGGCGATCACCGACCACCTGCGCGCCCAGGGGCTCAGCCCCCGCAGGCCGCGCCGCCCCCAGCTGGCGCGCCATGGCCAACTCGTGCATCTCCACACCCCGATCACGGCCGCTGCCGCTGGGCGGGCACCGCTTGCTCTCGCGGAAGCCCTTCACCCCACACCCGCCGTTGCCGGCCTGCCGCGGCGGGAGGCGATCAGCTGGCTGCGCAGCCTCGAGCCTTTTGAACGCGGGGGCTATGCGGCTCCGATCGGCTGGATCGACAACGCCGGTGATGCCGATCTGCGCGTGGCCATCCGCTGCGGCCATGCCAATGGCTGCCAGCTCGATCTCACCGCGGGGGCCGGGCTCGTGCGCGGTTCGGTGGCGGAACGGGAGCTGCAGGAAGTGGGCCTCAAACTCACCGTGCTGGCCGATCAGCTGGAGCTTCAGGCCGTTCCGCTCGCCACCTGA
- the gshB gene encoding glutathione synthase, producing MRHLFVLDPLQRINPSKDSTAALMQAAARAGHELWACTPADLIAMGDAPIAMAAMVQPEPWLEVGALERLPLEGFSVIWMRKDPPVDEAYLYATHLLEVAERAGVRVLNRPSSLRAWNEKLGALRFSRWMAPTLVAGRVAELTAFAQEQGDIVLKPLGGRAGLGVIRVAADAPGLGALLELVTEQERLPVMAQRFLPQVSDGDKRILLVDGEPLGAVNRRPKQGEFRSNLAVGGHPEATELSERERHICAALAPSLRAEGLFFVGIDVIGGMLSEINVTSPTGIREVERLMDQPLADQVIERLQAQVASGTA from the coding sequence ATGCGTCACCTGTTCGTGCTGGATCCGCTCCAGCGCATCAACCCAAGCAAAGATTCCACGGCGGCCCTGATGCAGGCTGCCGCCAGAGCTGGCCATGAGCTCTGGGCCTGCACGCCCGCCGATCTGATCGCGATGGGCGATGCCCCGATTGCGATGGCGGCGATGGTCCAGCCGGAGCCATGGCTCGAGGTCGGCGCTCTCGAACGCCTCCCTCTCGAAGGATTCAGTGTGATCTGGATGCGGAAGGATCCGCCGGTGGATGAGGCCTATCTCTACGCCACCCATCTCTTGGAGGTGGCGGAGCGGGCCGGTGTGCGCGTGCTCAATCGTCCGTCGTCCCTGCGGGCCTGGAACGAAAAGCTCGGCGCCCTCCGCTTCAGTCGTTGGATGGCTCCCACCCTGGTAGCCGGTCGTGTGGCCGAATTAACGGCCTTTGCCCAGGAGCAGGGCGACATCGTGCTCAAACCCCTCGGCGGTCGTGCCGGTCTGGGTGTGATTCGCGTGGCGGCGGATGCACCTGGCCTCGGGGCGCTCCTGGAACTGGTCACTGAGCAGGAACGCCTGCCGGTGATGGCCCAGCGCTTCCTGCCCCAGGTCAGCGACGGTGACAAGCGGATTCTGCTGGTGGATGGTGAACCGCTCGGCGCCGTCAATCGCCGCCCGAAACAGGGGGAGTTCCGCAGCAATCTTGCAGTCGGGGGCCATCCCGAAGCCACGGAACTGAGCGAGCGCGAACGGCACATCTGTGCGGCGCTGGCCCCATCGCTGCGTGCCGAGGGCCTCTTCTTCGTGGGGATTGATGTGATCGGCGGCATGCTCAGTGAGATCAACGTCACCAGCCCCACCGGCATCCGAGAGGTGGAGCGACTGATGGATCAACCGCTTGCCGATCAGGTGATCGAGCGGCTTCAGGCTCAGGTGGCGAGCGGAACGGCCTGA
- the grxC gene encoding glutaredoxin 3 gives MAAVEIYTWRFCPFCVRAKQLLDRKGVAYTEYAIDGDEPARDAMAARGDGRRSVPQIFIADRHIGGCDDLHAMERAGELDALLAGAA, from the coding sequence ATGGCTGCGGTTGAGATCTACACCTGGCGTTTCTGTCCGTTCTGCGTGCGGGCGAAACAGCTGCTCGATCGCAAGGGTGTGGCTTACACCGAATACGCCATTGATGGCGACGAGCCAGCGCGCGATGCGATGGCAGCCCGCGGTGACGGTCGGCGCAGCGTGCCGCAGATTTTCATCGCCGATCGCCACATCGGCGGTTGCGACGATTTGCATGCGATGGAACGGGCCGGAGAGCTCGACGCCCTGCTCGCCGGCGCCGCCTGA